GGACGCATGGGCCCTTCGCCGGGGAGGTGGCGGACGGGTTCGTCTGGGGGCGCGGGGCTATCGACGACAAGTCCGGCGTGCTCGGGATCCTGGAGGCGGTGGAGGGGCTCATGGCGGAGGGGTTCCGGCCGCGGCGCACCGTGCTGCTGGCCTTCGGGGCGGACGAGGAGGTGGGCGGGCGCGAGGGCGCCGCGCGGATCGCGGCGCTGCTGCGCGCGCGGGGCGTGCGGCCGGAGTGGGTCGTGGACGAGGGCGGGGCCGTCTTCCAGGGGATGATGCCGGGGCTCGAGGCCCCGGTGGCGCTCGTGGGGGTGGCGGAGAAGGGGTTCGTCTCGGTGGAGCTGGTGGCGCGCGGCGGGGGCGGGCACTCCTCCATGCCCCCGCGGCAGACGGCAGTGGGGATCCTGGCGCGGGCCGTCTCGCGGCTGGAGGAGAACCCGCTCCCGAGCGGGATCCGCGGCGCGACCGGGCTGCTCTTCGACTACGCGGGGCCGGAGATGCCCTTCGGGATGCGGCTGCTGTTCGCCAACCGCTGGCTCTTCGGCCCGCTGGTGGAGCGGCAGCTCGCGGCCAAGCCGGCCACCGACGCGACGCTCCGCACCACCACGGCGGCCACCGTGTTCCAGGGCGGGACCAAGGACAACGTGCTCCCCTCCCAGGCGCGCGCCGTCGTCAACTTCCGCATCCTCCCCGGCGACAGCATCGCCGGGGTGCTGGAGCACGTCCGCCGCACGGTGGACGACCCGCGGGTGGAGGTGCGGGCGAAGGGCTTCGCCAGCGAGCCGTCGCCGGTGTCCAGCACCGAGTCGGCCGGGTGGAAGGTGCTGCAGCGGAGCATCCGGCAGACCTTCCCGGACGCGGTGGTAGCGCCGTACCTGGTGGTGGGCGCCACGGACGCGCGCTACTACGCGGGGCTGAGCGAGAGTGTGTACCGCTTCCTCCCGGTGCGGCTCACCGCCGCGGACCTGGCGCGGATGCACGGGACGGACGAGCGGGTGGGGGTGGCGGACTACGCGACGGCGGTGCGCTTCTACGCGCAGCTGCTGCGGAACGGGGCGGGGTGAGGCGGGCGGGTGGTGCGAGTCCTGCCGGTGCCCCCGCGCGCCGGGCATCCGGCAGGACCCATCCAGCGGCGGGGGCGTGCGCGTGGTGAAAGGACGGAAGCAGCTGATCCGCGACTTCCGGGCGGGGCAGTACCTGGATCTGTTTCTGGTCTCGGCGGTCTCGGCCATCCTGGGGATCCGCCTCTTCCTCCACCTCGCGGGCTACCCGCAGGTGGGCGGCGAGTCGCTCCACATCGCGCACATGCTGTGGGGCGGGCTGCTCATGT
Above is a genomic segment from Longimicrobiaceae bacterium containing:
- a CDS encoding M20 family peptidase, whose translation is MKRYLLTLGLGVLLGAVLLVGVLVARAFGFTSRQVPAEPAAPFATDTAAAAERLAGALRIPTISFSDTLAADGPEWAQMHAYLERSFPRVHAALRRETVGRHALLFTWPGTDPSLPPVLLAGHMDVVPVEPGTEAAWTHGPFAGEVADGFVWGRGAIDDKSGVLGILEAVEGLMAEGFRPRRTVLLAFGADEEVGGREGAARIAALLRARGVRPEWVVDEGGAVFQGMMPGLEAPVALVGVAEKGFVSVELVARGGGGHSSMPPRQTAVGILARAVSRLEENPLPSGIRGATGLLFDYAGPEMPFGMRLLFANRWLFGPLVERQLAAKPATDATLRTTTAATVFQGGTKDNVLPSQARAVVNFRILPGDSIAGVLEHVRRTVDDPRVEVRAKGFASEPSPVSSTESAGWKVLQRSIRQTFPDAVVAPYLVVGATDARYYAGLSESVYRFLPVRLTAADLARMHGTDERVGVADYATAVRFYAQLLRNGAG